CCACGACGTCACTCACGTGCTGGCCGCCGCGGGCTGGACACCCGAGCCGCCGGCCGGGTCAGGCGCCGCGCGGGAGCGGTGGGAGTCGGTGCGCGCGCTGCTCGGGCTGGCCGAGGAGCTGCTGGCCGCCGAACCGACCGCCGACCTGGCGGCTTTCGTCGCCGAGCTCGAGGCCCGCGCCGCCGCGCAGCACGCGCCTCAGGTCGAGGGTGTGACGCTCGCGTCGATGCACGCCGCCAAGGGCCTGGAGTGGGACGCCGTGTTCCTCGTCGGGCTGGTCGACGGGACCGTCCCGATCCAGCACGCGGTCTCGGCCGAGCAGGTGGAGGAGGAGCGACGGCTGCTGTACGTGGGCATCACCCGCGCCCGCCGGCACCTGCGGCTGTCGTGGGCGCTGTCCCGGTCGCCGGGCGGACGTGGCTCCCGGTCGCCGTCGCGATTTCTCGACGGGTTGCGGCCGGCGTCGTCGTCGGCCGCCCCGGCCCGCGCGCCGGGTCGGGCCAAGCAGCGCCGCGGGCCGGCGCGTTGCCGGGTCTGCCAGCGTCCGTTGTCGTCCACGGTCGAGCGCAAGCTCGGCCGGTGCGCGGGCTGCCCGTCGACGCTCGACGAGGCGCTCTTCGACCGGCTGCGCGCCTGGCGACTCGAGCGCGCCCGGGCGGGCAGCATGCCGGCTTTCGTGGTGTTCACCGACGCGACGCTCACGGCGATCGCCGAGATCCGGCCGGCCACGGTCGAGGCGCTGGCCGCCATCTCCGGGATTGGCCCGCGCAAGATCGAGGACTACGGCGACGAGGTGCTCGCCCTGGTCGCGGATGTTCCCCCGCCCTGATCACCGGCGGACCGCGACGCGAGAGCGTCGCTGGATGGCGCTGCGAGGGACCGACGTGGTTGCGGCAGAATCCCCGCTCATGCGCACGCCGCTCGACGAGCTCGTCGACCTGCTCGACCTCGAGCAGATCGAGGTCAACATCTTCCGCGGGCGCAGCCCGGAGGAGCGGCAGCAGCGGGTGTTCGGCGGGCAGGTGGCCGGGCAGGCGCTGGTCGCGGCCGGACGCACCGTGCCGATCGACCGGCCGGTGCACTCCTTGCACGCCTACTTCCTGCGGCCCGGTGACCCGGCGGTGCCGATCGTCTACACCGTTGACCGGCTGCGCGACGGTCGGTCGTTCACGACCCGGCGGGTCGTCGCCGTGCAGCACGGCGAGGCGATCTTCAACCTGTCGGCGTCGTTCCAGGTGCGCGAGGAGGGGCTCGACCACGAGTGGGACGCGCCGCCCGCGCCCGACCCCGAGTCGCTGCCGACCATGGCCGAGCGGATGAAGGCCTACGCCGAGAAGGTCCCCGACTTCGTGCTGCGGCCGCGGCCGATCGACGTACGCCACGTCGACGACCCGCCGTGGATCGCGCGGCTGTCCGGCAAGGGACACCCGCAGCAGATGGTGTGGATGCGGGCCGACGGGCGGCTGCCCGACGAGGAGCTCGTGCACGTCTGCGCCCTGACCTACGCCAGCGACATGAC
This genomic stretch from Mycobacteriales bacterium harbors:
- the tesB gene encoding acyl-CoA thioesterase II — translated: MALRGTDVVAAESPLMRTPLDELVDLLDLEQIEVNIFRGRSPEERQQRVFGGQVAGQALVAAGRTVPIDRPVHSLHAYFLRPGDPAVPIVYTVDRLRDGRSFTTRRVVAVQHGEAIFNLSASFQVREEGLDHEWDAPPAPDPESLPTMAERMKAYAEKVPDFVLRPRPIDVRHVDDPPWIARLSGKGHPQQMVWMRADGRLPDEELVHVCALTYASDMTLLDSIMLPHEVSWEQLRGASLDHAMWFHRPFRADEWFLYVQESPSAYGARGLARGLIYDREGQLIVSVVQEGLMRLVRSRR